A region from the Sphingomonas brevis genome encodes:
- the lexA gene encoding transcriptional repressor LexA encodes MLTAKQHELLNFIHQRLSATGVSPSFDEMREALDLKSKSGVHRLISALEERQFIRRLPNRARALEVVKMPEVAAPAPVAQARPVVPTAANDTIEIPLHGRIAAGTPIEALQGNEGFAVPAALLGPGEHYALEVSGDSMVDEGILDGDFALIRKVDSARDGEIVVALIDNEEATLKTYRREGQMIRLDPANRSYEPQRYDESRVTIQGRLSGLIRRY; translated from the coding sequence ATGCTCACCGCCAAGCAGCACGAGTTGCTGAACTTCATTCACCAGCGGCTGTCCGCAACCGGCGTTTCGCCAAGTTTCGACGAGATGCGCGAGGCGTTGGACCTGAAATCCAAGTCAGGCGTGCACCGGCTCATCTCGGCGCTTGAGGAACGGCAGTTCATCCGCCGCCTGCCCAATCGAGCCCGGGCGCTGGAGGTGGTGAAGATGCCCGAGGTCGCGGCCCCTGCGCCAGTTGCTCAGGCCCGGCCGGTCGTGCCCACTGCGGCCAACGACACGATCGAAATTCCGCTGCACGGCCGGATCGCCGCCGGTACGCCGATCGAGGCATTGCAAGGCAATGAGGGCTTCGCTGTCCCTGCTGCCTTGCTTGGGCCGGGCGAGCATTATGCGCTGGAGGTGTCGGGCGACTCCATGGTCGACGAAGGAATTCTCGACGGGGACTTCGCCCTCATTCGCAAGGTCGACAGCGCCCGTGACGGAGAGATCGTCGTCGCGCTTATCGACAATGAGGAAGCGACGCTCAAAACCTATCGTCGCGAAGGCCAGATGATCCGCCTCGATCCCGCCAATCGTTCCTATGAACCGCAGCGCTATGACGAAAGCAGGGTGACCATTCAGGGACGCCTGTCCGGCCTGATCCGGCGCTACTGA
- a CDS encoding anthranilate synthase component II — protein sequence MTAPRILVVDNFDSFTYMLVDYLAALGAEVAVKRNDALTVAEAIGSGADGILISPGPGKPEDAGISVSLAKACIERRRSLLGVCLGHQAIAVACGSAVGRTHPVHGKIAQVRHDGSGLFAGIPSPFAATRYHSLAVTDPRPPLLPNAWSDDGTVMAMRHADAPVHGIQFHPESVASEQGRPLLNAFLTACFVTA from the coding sequence GTGACCGCTCCGCGGATCCTGGTGGTCGATAACTTCGACAGCTTCACTTACATGCTGGTCGACTATCTTGCCGCTCTTGGCGCCGAGGTGGCGGTCAAGCGCAACGACGCGTTGACAGTTGCCGAAGCGATTGGTTCTGGCGCTGACGGCATCCTGATCTCGCCTGGCCCCGGCAAGCCCGAAGACGCCGGAATATCAGTTTCACTGGCCAAGGCGTGCATCGAACGGCGGAGATCGCTGCTTGGCGTCTGCCTTGGCCACCAGGCGATTGCGGTTGCCTGCGGCTCTGCCGTCGGGCGGACCCATCCGGTCCATGGCAAGATCGCCCAGGTGCGCCACGACGGCAGCGGACTTTTTGCCGGAATCCCCTCGCCCTTCGCCGCCACCCGCTATCATTCGCTGGCGGTAACCGATCCAAGACCTCCGCTTTTGCCCAATGCCTGGAGCGACGATGGGACGGTAATGGCGATGCGGCATGCCGACGCGCCGGTTCACGGCATTCAATTCCACCCCGAAAGCGTTGCCTCGGAACAGGGTCGGCCATTGCTCAACGCATTCCTAACCGCCTGCTTCGTTACTGCTTGA
- a CDS encoding peptidylprolyl isomerase, translating to MLSFFRRLSKSAVGTGLMVLILLMILAGFAMQDIRSVFSGNFGMSKGTLVKIGGEPVSERDLDSAMKRALADARQQNPEASYATLAKQFDQILEALVNEHALIAFGEDHGFVMSKRLVDGEIAALPQTKGLDGKFNEQAYNAFLAQEQLTDADVRRLIQVAITQRLILAPAAVEAKVPVGVARPYAAMLLEQREGQMSVVPADIFRGGLNPSDGDLQSFYTQNRPRYMVAEQRILRLATISPETVAGAAPSEAEIAAYYKANQANYAGSETRVLSQAVVQDKQQADGIAARAKAGGSFAAAAAPAGLSAADVAVGPQTRAQFSTLGGAAIANSAFAAAKGAIVGPVRSDLGWHVIKIEDIRNATGKSLAQAHDEIAALLATSKRKESLTDAVTKVEDRIDDGASFAEAVGAAKLPVVTTPAINAGGAARGDAAYKFPAELQPALKAGFAMAVDDDPEVVTLANDGGYVIVAVDRVIEAAPAPLAEIKDQVRADWIRRKAMDRAQAVASQIAAKVARGEPMEKAIAEAGVALPPVEPVVARRIQISEANADAAAPLKMLFSLTQGKSRMVADPRDRGFFIVKTNKIVPGNAFSAPGLIVRTQREFEGAVSDELGQQLLAAMKIEQGVKRNDEAIAAAKQRYSGAEQ from the coding sequence ATGCTTTCATTCTTCCGCCGCCTGTCCAAATCCGCGGTCGGTACCGGACTGATGGTCCTGATCCTGCTGATGATCCTGGCCGGCTTTGCGATGCAGGACATCCGCAGCGTCTTTTCCGGCAATTTCGGGATGAGCAAGGGGACGCTGGTCAAGATCGGTGGCGAGCCGGTCAGCGAGCGCGACCTGGATAGTGCGATGAAGCGTGCACTCGCCGACGCACGGCAGCAAAATCCGGAAGCGAGCTATGCGACGCTCGCCAAGCAATTCGACCAAATTCTCGAGGCACTGGTCAACGAGCACGCGCTGATCGCTTTTGGCGAAGATCATGGTTTCGTCATGTCCAAGCGACTGGTCGACGGCGAAATCGCCGCCCTGCCGCAGACCAAGGGGCTCGACGGCAAATTCAATGAGCAGGCCTACAATGCCTTTCTGGCGCAGGAACAGCTCACCGATGCCGACGTCCGCCGCCTGATTCAGGTGGCGATAACCCAGCGGCTGATTCTGGCGCCCGCCGCAGTCGAGGCCAAAGTCCCGGTAGGGGTTGCCCGGCCCTATGCGGCAATGCTGCTCGAGCAGCGCGAGGGCCAGATGTCGGTGGTGCCGGCCGATATTTTCCGCGGAGGCCTCAACCCGTCCGATGGAGATCTTCAGTCCTTCTACACCCAGAATCGTCCGCGCTACATGGTTGCGGAGCAGCGAATCTTGCGGCTGGCCACGATCAGCCCCGAAACGGTAGCTGGAGCTGCCCCGAGCGAGGCCGAGATCGCCGCCTATTACAAGGCCAACCAGGCGAATTATGCCGGCAGCGAAACCCGCGTGTTGAGCCAGGCCGTGGTCCAGGACAAGCAGCAGGCCGACGGCATCGCGGCGCGGGCGAAGGCCGGTGGCAGCTTCGCCGCCGCCGCCGCCCCGGCAGGATTATCCGCTGCCGATGTGGCTGTCGGCCCGCAGACCCGCGCCCAATTCTCGACCCTTGGCGGAGCGGCAATCGCCAATTCCGCCTTCGCCGCCGCCAAGGGCGCGATTGTCGGACCGGTCCGGTCGGACCTCGGCTGGCACGTGATCAAGATCGAAGACATTCGCAATGCGACCGGCAAGAGCCTGGCCCAGGCGCATGATGAGATCGCCGCGCTGCTCGCGACGAGCAAGCGCAAGGAGTCATTGACCGACGCGGTGACCAAGGTCGAGGACAGGATCGACGATGGGGCCAGCTTCGCCGAGGCGGTTGGCGCTGCGAAGCTGCCGGTCGTTACCACTCCTGCGATCAATGCCGGCGGGGCTGCGCGCGGCGACGCCGCCTACAAATTCCCGGCGGAGCTTCAACCCGCGCTAAAGGCCGGCTTTGCGATGGCGGTCGACGACGACCCGGAAGTTGTCACGCTGGCAAATGACGGCGGCTATGTGATTGTCGCGGTCGACCGGGTCATCGAAGCCGCGCCTGCCCCGCTGGCGGAAATAAAGGATCAGGTCCGCGCCGACTGGATCCGCCGCAAGGCGATGGACCGGGCCCAGGCGGTCGCTTCCCAGATCGCGGCCAAGGTAGCGCGCGGCGAACCGATGGAAAAAGCTATCGCCGAAGCCGGTGTGGCACTTCCCCCGGTCGAGCCGGTTGTAGCGCGGCGCATCCAGATCTCGGAAGCCAATGCCGATGCCGCCGCGCCGCTCAAAATGCTGTTTTCCCTGACCCAGGGAAAAAGCCGCATGGTTGCCGACCCGCGCGACCGTGGCTTCTTCATTGTCAAAACCAACAAGATTGTGCCCGGCAACGCCTTTTCCGCGCCTGGCCTGATCGTCAGAACTCAGCGCGAGTTCGAGGGCGCGGTCTCCGATGAGCTCGGCCAGCAGCTGCTGGCGGCGATGAAGATCGAGCAAGGGGTCAAGCGCAACGATGAGGCGATCGCGGCCGCCAAGCAGCGCTATTCCGGCGCCGAACAATGA
- the tpiA gene encoding triose-phosphate isomerase has product MARRKLVAGNWKMHGLAADLGEISAVSIAAETAGADVALCLPATLIERAVRAAPGFAIGGQDVHQSDKGAHTGCVSAAMLIDAGASLTIVGHSERREAQGESDADVKAKAESALLAGLSVILCVGESDAVREAGDAVSTVSSQLDSSLPRGDVASAGVPDRLAVAYEPIWAIGTGKVPSIADIGEMHAALRERLKAAYGEAGEGVRILYGGSVKATNAAEIFGVDDVDGALVGGASLKTSDFLPIVEAAR; this is encoded by the coding sequence ATGGCACGGCGAAAGCTGGTCGCGGGAAATTGGAAGATGCATGGCCTCGCGGCTGATCTCGGCGAAATTTCCGCCGTTTCGATTGCCGCGGAGACGGCCGGCGCCGATGTCGCGCTGTGCCTTCCGGCAACCCTGATCGAGCGCGCCGTGCGGGCAGCGCCAGGCTTTGCAATCGGCGGCCAGGATGTGCACCAGTCGGACAAGGGCGCGCATACCGGCTGTGTGTCGGCGGCCATGCTGATCGATGCCGGCGCCAGCTTGACCATCGTCGGCCATAGCGAGCGGCGCGAGGCGCAGGGCGAAAGCGACGCCGACGTTAAAGCCAAGGCAGAATCGGCGCTGCTCGCCGGGCTGTCGGTGATCCTGTGCGTCGGCGAAAGCGATGCAGTCCGCGAAGCGGGCGATGCCGTCTCGACGGTGTCGTCCCAGCTCGATTCTTCCCTGCCTCGCGGTGACGTTGCTTCGGCCGGCGTCCCGGACCGTCTGGCCGTGGCCTATGAGCCGATCTGGGCAATCGGTACCGGCAAGGTGCCGTCGATCGCGGACATCGGCGAAATGCATGCCGCGCTGCGGGAACGGCTGAAGGCCGCCTATGGAGAAGCAGGGGAAGGCGTGCGGATTCTCTATGGGGGATCGGTCAAGGCCACGAACGCCGCCGAAATCTTCGGCGTCGATGACGTTGATGGAGCGCTGGTCGGCGGGGCGAGCCTCAAGACAAGCGACTTCCTGCCGATCGTCGAAGCAGCGCGTTGA
- the secG gene encoding preprotein translocase subunit SecG — translation MFTFLLVVQTLVAAALVAVILMQRSEGGGLGVSSSSAGLMTARGAADFLTRATAILGGLFITISIVLAAIAGVSRESTAVDTSLVKQQPVQQAPIAPTAPPAGNETTPAVPLAQ, via the coding sequence ATGTTCACCTTCCTGCTGGTCGTCCAGACCCTGGTCGCGGCGGCGCTTGTCGCAGTCATTCTCATGCAGCGTTCGGAAGGCGGCGGCCTTGGTGTCAGCAGTTCCTCGGCCGGCCTCATGACCGCCCGCGGGGCGGCGGATTTCCTGACCCGCGCCACGGCGATCCTGGGCGGCCTGTTCATCACCATCTCCATCGTGCTGGCTGCGATTGCCGGCGTCAGCCGCGAATCGACCGCCGTCGACACCAGCCTGGTGAAGCAGCAGCCGGTGCAGCAGGCTCCGATTGCTCCCACGGCGCCCCCGGCCGGCAACGAGACTACGCCTGCCGTCCCGCTCGCTCAGTAG